One part of the Parabacteroides distasonis ATCC 8503 genome encodes these proteins:
- a CDS encoding EpsG family protein, whose protein sequence is MSPVYSVEYSIPYLLMSFIFLFLSYYEYRQGTNKSVRLICIVFFVLFYGLRGFVGWDWQGYYPSFELIDTLRDISIDSFFIITTTGVEFDAVEPGYILYQSVVKTIFNNWYFFVFISTCIDVWVFDKFFSRYSFNYAFSFFVFIAIHSALELDLLRNVKALLVFILSIDSIYRKKCMNLLLLTFVGLSFHRSYLLYVVFYFIGFKNFGLKFWWVIFVVVNFIYLLGLPVVSSLIFPLVSSLGGTISDKVDAYAASDVFSMSRGFTFGYFMRAFLFLLVACKYDKIISDDRNVIIVNIFFAYIVASLGMTDMRIVADRMEYSLGFILWVILPLLLHVYFRNANRVIILSLILFFCFFKLVSVSSNAMWKYENVLLGAVDYEHRLITHRAVAVEIFNNN, encoded by the coding sequence ATGAGTCCTGTTTATAGTGTAGAATATAGTATTCCATATTTGTTGATGTCTTTTATTTTCTTGTTCCTTTCATATTATGAGTACCGACAAGGAACAAATAAAAGCGTTAGGCTTATATGTATAGTGTTTTTTGTGTTATTTTATGGGTTGAGAGGTTTCGTAGGATGGGATTGGCAAGGTTATTATCCTTCTTTTGAGCTAATCGATACACTGCGTGATATTTCCATTGATAGCTTTTTTATAATAACAACTACTGGTGTAGAATTTGATGCGGTAGAGCCGGGATATATATTGTATCAATCAGTCGTTAAGACGATTTTTAATAATTGGTACTTTTTTGTTTTTATTTCAACTTGTATAGATGTTTGGGTTTTTGATAAATTTTTCTCTCGCTATTCTTTTAATTATGCGTTTTCATTCTTTGTTTTTATTGCTATTCATTCTGCGTTAGAGCTGGATTTATTACGAAATGTTAAGGCGTTACTTGTATTTATTTTATCAATAGATTCTATATATCGGAAGAAATGTATGAACTTATTGTTGCTTACATTTGTAGGATTAAGTTTTCATAGATCTTATTTGTTGTATGTTGTATTTTACTTTATTGGATTTAAAAACTTTGGATTGAAATTTTGGTGGGTAATATTTGTTGTTGTGAATTTTATTTATTTGCTCGGGTTGCCAGTTGTTTCTTCATTGATTTTTCCTCTTGTCTCTAGTCTAGGGGGGACTATTTCTGATAAAGTTGATGCGTATGCAGCTAGTGACGTGTTTTCGATGTCAAGAGGATTTACTTTTGGGTATTTTATGCGAGCGTTTTTGTTTTTATTGGTTGCTTGTAAATATGATAAAATAATTTCTGATGACAGGAATGTTATTATTGTAAATATTTTTTTTGCTTATATAGTGGCAAGTTTAGGGATGACAGATATGCGAATTGTTGCAGATAGGATGGAATATTCATTGGGATTTATATTGTGGGTTATATTACCACTTTTGCTGCATGTGTATTTTCGAAATGCAAATAGGGTGATTATACTTTCATTAATACTTTTCTTCTGTTTTTTTAAATTAGTAAGTGTTTCTAGTAATGCTATGTGGAAATACGAAAATGTGTTGTTGGGTGCCGTGGACTATGAGCATAGATTAATCACTCATAGAGCCGTTGCAGTTGAAATTTTTAATAATAATTAA
- a CDS encoding glycosyltransferase family 2 protein, producing the protein MDVSVIIVNYNTLDITKKCIDSLFEKTKDISFEVIVVDNASKDGSYECFFYDDRIIYKYLPENLGFGRANNIGINLSKGRNVLFLNSDTVLLNNAVKILSDFLDLNLNVGACGGNLYDGCMNPAQSYRMMLPSVAWELNSLFNNFLEKICWGRNTYFNHTGKVLEVGYIIGADMMVKRKVLDEVGFFSNEFFMYYEETELTFRIKRAGYNVISIPDSRIQHLEGKSFGYQKISENRIKCLEESRCKYYKLCSSSLVRKITSVIYCLNIFIRFVVFCLLLSFNKIAYYSLKMKYFCLASRKC; encoded by the coding sequence ATGGATGTGTCAGTTATAATTGTTAATTATAATACATTGGATATTACCAAAAAATGTATTGATAGCTTGTTCGAAAAAACGAAAGATATATCATTCGAGGTTATAGTGGTCGATAATGCGTCAAAGGATGGAAGCTATGAGTGTTTTTTTTATGATGATCGTATAATATATAAATATTTGCCTGAAAATTTAGGCTTTGGAAGGGCGAATAATATAGGAATCAATTTATCTAAGGGGCGAAATGTTCTTTTTCTCAATTCGGATACTGTGCTGTTAAATAATGCGGTTAAAATTTTGTCTGATTTTTTAGATTTAAATTTGAATGTGGGTGCTTGTGGAGGAAACTTGTATGATGGGTGTATGAATCCAGCTCAATCTTATAGAATGATGCTTCCGTCCGTCGCTTGGGAATTGAATAGCTTATTTAATAATTTTTTAGAGAAGATTTGTTGGGGACGTAATACATATTTTAATCATACAGGTAAGGTTTTAGAAGTTGGGTATATAATAGGAGCTGATATGATGGTTAAGCGTAAAGTCCTAGATGAAGTGGGATTTTTCTCAAATGAGTTTTTTATGTATTATGAAGAAACTGAACTTACTTTTAGGATAAAGCGTGCAGGGTATAATGTGATATCTATTCCCGATAGTCGCATTCAGCATTTAGAGGGAAAAAGTTTTGGGTATCAAAAAATATCAGAAAATAGAATCAAATGTTTAGAGGAAAGCCGTTGTAAATATTATAAATTATGTTCTAGTTCGTTAGTTCGGAAAATCACTTCTGTTATTTATTGTTTAAATATTTTTATTCGATTTGTCGTTTTTTGTTTGCTTTTAAGTTTTAATAAGATTGCTTATTATAGCTTGAAAATGAAATATTTTTGCTTGGCGAGTAGAAAGTGCTGA
- a CDS encoding flippase, whose protein sequence is MLQPSIKKNFAYKSVLTLSTYLINFITFPYVARVLGVERIGLVNFVDNTVNYFLLFATMGVGLLGVREIAAVKEDKKRRDQVYSSVLALNLLFTLVSLGIYLLCVVTIPKLCQYDELFYIGTAKILFTVFLVEWFFTGVENFRYITLRSILIKVLYIISVFLFVRDTSDYRLYFILTVGVVVLNALINQLYIREFVRVRWNNIQLFKCLKQNVTLGIYTLMTSMYLTFNVMYLGLVSNNTEVGYYTTAFKLYSVVLGFFTAFTNVMLPRMSSLLANGEKDRFQELVNRSFSVMSTCCIPLILCSMIMAPQIVYILSGPGYEGAILPMRIIMPAAFAVGVAQVLAIQVLMPMKKDKVLLVASIIGAVVSLLINLLVVPYIESVGSAVVLLCSEAVVTGAYLWYVLSHKLTLISVKTIGKSVLYSLPSVVVCWGCGRWIENEFVGVGCAFLLSLFCLIYANRAYFRGLI, encoded by the coding sequence ATGTTACAACCTTCTATAAAGAAAAACTTCGCTTATAAAAGCGTACTGACTCTTTCCACTTATTTGATCAATTTCATTACGTTTCCATACGTGGCTCGGGTGCTAGGTGTTGAACGTATCGGTTTGGTTAATTTTGTGGATAATACGGTGAATTATTTCTTATTGTTCGCTACAATGGGGGTTGGGCTCCTAGGCGTTCGAGAGATAGCGGCGGTAAAAGAGGATAAGAAACGTAGGGATCAAGTGTATTCAAGCGTGTTAGCCTTGAATCTGTTATTCACCTTGGTATCGTTGGGTATATATCTACTTTGTGTAGTGACAATACCTAAGCTGTGTCAATATGACGAGTTGTTTTATATAGGAACGGCAAAGATACTTTTTACCGTATTTCTAGTGGAATGGTTTTTTACGGGAGTAGAGAATTTCCGGTATATTACGTTGAGAAGTATCCTTATAAAAGTTCTTTATATAATCAGTGTTTTCCTATTCGTAAGAGATACGTCGGACTATCGACTTTATTTTATACTCACGGTAGGAGTGGTTGTATTGAACGCTCTTATCAATCAATTATATATTCGAGAATTCGTACGGGTTAGATGGAATAATATTCAATTATTCAAGTGTCTTAAACAGAACGTGACATTGGGTATTTATACGTTGATGACCTCGATGTATCTCACCTTTAATGTGATGTATTTGGGACTGGTGTCTAATAACACGGAGGTAGGTTATTATACAACAGCGTTTAAGCTGTACTCCGTGGTCTTGGGTTTCTTTACCGCATTCACGAATGTCATGTTGCCTCGGATGAGTTCCTTGCTGGCGAATGGAGAGAAGGATCGTTTCCAAGAATTGGTGAATCGTTCGTTCTCTGTGATGTCGACTTGCTGCATCCCCTTGATCCTCTGTAGTATGATAATGGCCCCTCAGATTGTTTATATCCTATCTGGTCCCGGCTATGAGGGAGCGATATTACCCATGCGGATTATCATGCCAGCGGCGTTCGCCGTAGGTGTGGCTCAGGTATTGGCAATACAGGTATTGATGCCGATGAAGAAGGATAAGGTGTTATTGGTAGCATCGATCATAGGAGCGGTTGTCAGCTTGTTGATTAATTTGCTGGTGGTTCCTTATATAGAAAGTGTAGGCTCTGCGGTTGTACTATTATGTTCTGAGGCTGTGGTTACGGGAGCATATCTGTGGTATGTACTATCGCATAAATTAACATTGATTTCTGTTAAAACTATTGGAAAAAGTGTATTGTATTCTTTACCAAGTGTGGTAGTTTGTTGGGGATGTGGACGGTGGATTGAGAATGAGTTCGTAGGAGTGGGATGTGCGTTTTTGTTAAGCTTGTTTTGTCTGATATATGCGAATAGGGCTTATTTCCGTGGTTTAATATAG